The region AAAATACACGAGTACTGCATTGACTCCATATTTAGGTACAGTGCTTCTGTGGTTAAGATCAAGGGGGATGTGAGTAGGCTCATAACGTATCTCTCCTCGGACATATTCCAAATCGACGAAAGCCTCGGCTACGCCATGGCCACTGCGCTCGTGTCGCTGGTGGAGTCGATCATCCACGTGCTGACGCTGTGCTACCTTATACCGCTGTCGACTCCAGTGATAGCTGTAATGATTTTCATCGTTATCAAGTTTGTCTTCGTTAGCTACGTCAACGCCTCGAAGAACCTACAGATCGCATCCATGGAGGCCAGCTCCCAGATCAACGACCTCTGCGAGAAGGCCATATCAGGCTCTGTGACTTTCAGGTGCTTcaagaaggagcaggagtTCTTGAGGAACATCATTGAGCACACCGACTACTACATGAGGTGCCTCTTCCTCAACAAGTCGGTGCTCTCGAGGTCCTCCATCAACTTCAAGTTCCTCCTGTCAATCATCaacctggtgctgctgaTACCGCTCGTGAGGCGCGAGTTCTTCAAAGTACGCTTCCACAGCGGCATTTACGGACTCGCCGTATCGCTGGCCATGATTTTTGGCTACACCTTCACGAACTTCATGATCTGGTTCGGGAGGCTCGAGGTCCTGATGTGCACCATCAAGCGCTTCGAGAGCTTCGTGCCCCCCGGCACGAAGTGCCGCTTCCTCAAGAAGAAAAACGTCAGGGAGGAGGGGCTCATAGTCAAGTTTTCAGAGAACGTCTGCACCGATGAGCAGGCCAACATTTCTAAAAATACTCTCTACAAGAGGCGCGAGCGCGAGTACGCCAGAAGCAACTCCTGCTTCCCTCCCTTCAAGGGCCTAATTCGGAAGCCGCTCATCCACAAGCTCGACGTTTCCAAGCACCTGCCCTCGAACCACTTCGTGGTCCAGATAAAGAACATGTTCGTGAGGACTTCTGAGTCCACGGACCAGGACCAGAAACACATCCTCAAAAACATCAGCGTCTCGGCCTCTGGATCAGATATTATCGGTATAATTGGCAGAACGGGTTCCGGAAAGACGACTCTGCTCTCAGTTCTCCAAAACACCGTCGAAAATAGAACAGGTCAGGTAATTCTCGATGGGAAAGACCTGAACGAAATCCCCAAGGACATTCTCACGCAGATAATCGGCGTTCTTCCCCAGCTTCCCTTCGTGTTCAAAGGGTGGACCATCCGCAGGTTCCTGGACCCTAGAAAACTGTTCAGCGACGAGGAGATTAACCAGGCCCTCGAAAACTGTGGTCTTTTGGAGCTCGTGAACGGCCTGCACGGTTTCCAGAAGCTCGACACCGTTATAATTCCAGAGGACTTCATGTTCGTTTCCAAGCGAAAGACCATGAAAATAGAGAAGCCGGTCAACCGCGAGAGCAAGTACAGAAAGACCCTCAACGTCGAAGACCTGATAAATTACTATGCCGATAGTGACATGATCCTGTCTAGCAGTCAATTGCGCACCTTGTCGTTCGCGAGACTGGTGCTGTATAGGCAGTTTTACAGGATTCTCCTGATTGATGAGCCTCCGTCTGACAACTGCGTCGAGGGCGAGGAGGAAACTGTGATTCAGGAGGTCGGAATACCCATCTACGAGCTCATTCAAAAGTACTTTAGCCATTGCACCACCTTTTTAACTGCACACGACGCAAATGCGCTGGTTATGTGCACTTCCGTCTGGGTGCTCCACAACGGCCAGCTGATCAGGACGTGCAAGAGGGAGGAAATAATGGCCAACGAATCTATAGCTAGCATAATTGAAGAGAGTGTTCGACGAAGGAGTTTGAACAAGTGATCTTGGGAACAGCCCGCACAATAATCTAATGGTTTAATGTTTAACGTTTAGCACATTAACCGGTTGTTTCATggtttaatgtaaaataggtCCTTTGGTTCAAAGGTCGTAATTTCATACATACATTTTACAGGGTACTTATGTCTCGCAGCTTCTCCGTTCTCTCGTTAATTACGTATTTTGACTCGTCGACCAGGCACTTGAAGCTCACGGGTTCGGTGAGCGCCAGGTTGAAGAGCGACTTTTTGTTTAAAGTGCAGTTTAGCCTGCTCAGCGCTCCAACAAACCTGGAGTATATCAGCATCCACTCCCTGGAGGACCTGTTTATGGTAGAAATCCAGTGGACCTAAAACGTAGATGTGTGAGGGCGAAACGTACTCGAATCTGGGCGTGCCGCTTCCTCCTGGAGTAAAACGAGTAGTTCAGAGCTTTGGCGGCTCTCACGGATGCTAGCTTTAGGCAACCCTTTGTTCTAGCCCTGAATCCACGAGTAACCTGAAAAACAATGTCCCTAggtattttcatttttttgttGCGGAATTTGAAAACGAGACgatactaaaaataatttcattttaatctaaaaatattaatatacaaacagGACTAAATAATTGTgtaatatgtaaaaatgtgtaagtgaaTGTGATGGTTTACCAACCTGTTTATTAGGCAATAGAGATGACATTTATAATCAGTGCCAATTTgtggatttaaatatttccTGTCTTAATATGATTCTATagtattaaaatcattttaaagTTCCTCagttattaatttgtaatttgCCGTTGTGCCAAATATATAGAATCGTGATTGAATTGATAAAATGAGTAGACCGGAggtataattaatatatataataaatatttgatttatgCTCGTTTATGAATAATGTAgaaggaaaataaatttaatcgaCAACTGTCGTCATTAATGGATTCTATGCTCAAAAATGGAGTAAGAGTTAAATCTGCTGCCGAGGTATGATTCAGctgttaaaaattgaatagaaccaataaaacaaatgtaaATTTGGTGACGTTGAGTTTAGGTTGGCAAAAGAGCTGTCCAGTTTACAAGAGGTGACGAGATTCAAAAATgggttttaaataataaggAACTGGCCTATTCTAAGGTACTTggcttaatttttatcactcTTAGTGTTCCACGTATTTTGAGAATGCGAAGCTGGAAGATGAAGCAGACGTAGCAAATTTTGTGGACACACTTATCGAGAATGGGTTCATGTATAGAGCTCAGTACCAGCCGGTATGATGTAAAACTGATGACAACAACGTGTAGCTTGAGGGAACCCTCGAGAAATCGGAGTCAGGATCAAGTATTTTGTAGACTTAAGCATAATTTACGCAGTCAAAAGACCAGTGTGGCCCAAGAGACTGATAAAAACGCAAAAACAAAGATTTGACACGCTCGGATTCTATATCATTTCCTACGAGGGAAGTCAGAAGTGGAATTACCTGAAGCTGTCAGGGATACTGTTTGGAGTATTGGTAGGCGGTGGAGTTGAAATGGGTGTGTAGGcaatgtgtatgtttaaGGCGTGGCCGCTGTACCTGAAGTTGTCGATGTGGTACATATCAGTGGTGTTGCTAACGTTTCTGGTAAGATTTCAGttgataaaaaacacaGATTACGGCCATCGTGCTGAGGCTGGTGCTGTTCCTGCTGGTGTGGTTCTGCGGGTACGACTTTTGGCTGTTCCCGAACCTGTTCGACGAGGACCTGGGCGTGGTGGACTCGTTCAAGCCGCTGTACTCGCTGGCGTATAGAAGCGATAACCTGATGATGATAGCGTGCAGGATACTATGCGCAGTGTTGATAGCAGGTATTCCGtagaataaatttaacgCGTTCAGTGTCCACGTATCAGCTGGGGAAGACCCACGACATAAGCGACATATATACGTTCACGAAGCAGTCGTTCCTGGATGTGCTGGATTGGGGCCATCAGAAGTTGATAGCAGGTGTGTGaaaattacatttaaaagCGTTCTATAGAGCCGGAAGATACCTCGTTCTACAAATCAATTGGGGCAGACTTGAGTGCAGAATTCACGGAAAAGGTGTCGGAAACAGCCGAAGAAGTTGACGATGATGGTGAGTGATTGCTGTGTTGTCTATACTGATGAGTTGATAGCTACTGAGcgtaaagaaaaaatacaaagaaTAGTtacttattaaaatttgtgtGTTGAAAGCTAGGACGTGGCAACTAGTAgataaacacacacaatCTAGACACAAATGACCGCTGTGTAGACTATAATTGCCTGTTCAAATGCGGATTCAAATCGTTGGAAGACTTGATCACAAATTGTATGAAAAACTGCGACTGTATGAGTGTAAGTTAGGAAGTGGTTCAACGCAGTGTAGAACCTTCTGGAAAACGAGTGTCTGAAGGACTGCCCTCAGGAAACCATTAACTCGCTCACGGACGCTAAGCTGGACGTCTGTAAAAGAGCCAGAAGATGAGTAATTTGATGTTAACTTCAAGTATGTGTTTGGTAAATTTTTGATTCATGGAACTTTGCATGTTTGGCACTTAGACTCGCCAGTCTAGGCACTGAGCTGCTAacaaaagaaataaaatgcGTAAATATGGTAAAATTAGCTATATTCGACTACGTTACGTCAGTAACAGGGAATAGGATCTACTTGAACGTCCTGAAggatgaaaatataaaggaGGTGAAGGAAAAGTTGCTTCTGCAGGTGAAGAACAACCTAGATAACAAGGATACTAAgactaaaattaaaaaggtgaAGCGTAAAAATAGTGTCAAAAGTGAAATGACAGCAGAGTCGTTGATATTGTACCTGGGAGCGATAATTTTAGACGATGAAAAGAGTATAGAGGACTATAATGGGTCGGACTTGCCTGAACTTTCGTTGAGTTTATACTCAAGGGTGGACATAAAGGTGGTAGTGACCACGTTGAAAGGTGAGCGAGCAGCCGTGTCATGTGAATAACAACTTTCATAGGAATAAGATGCTTCGGAATAAACTACACACCAATATTCTCGTTCATTTTTAAGAAGAAAATTgcttttaaaatgataGACCAGCAGACGGTCTTggaaataaagaaaaagatACTATCACAATACCAGTTTTCGAACAAGAAAGGGTGCGTTGACTGCGTGTTGTATGTTTCTGCCTTATTTACCactatacatatatttatgtgcaTGATAtcacttttaatttttctgtgtatgtatgtagTTGTGTAAACTAACGATATCTAAGTTGTATATGCTAGGGGTATACCGGTGTGTATGCATGTagtgtatacacacatgtTTACACAGTTACGGGTATACACTCAAGATCTAGTTGAACACAGTGCATATACTTAAgctaatatatatacacacgCATCGCTTTATCTGCTATAGTACTTATATCTTTATGATCTTAATGATTGTAACCTATTCTGTAGAGAGACAATTAAAATCGAGGACTTAAATCTAATACATGACGGGTACGAGTTGAGTGACAACCTCTGCCAAATTAATGAGATGAACTTCAAGGACGATATGAAAATAACACTAATAGTGCCTTACGGCTATGCCATGAAGAAATTATAGTCGCGTCCTTTGCAGAAGTGTTATTTAATCATCTTCCCTGGTGTCGACTAAACAAGCATGAATATTTTACCCGACTTACCGACTTCCGCCCTGTTAAATATGACTTTCTTAAACAGGCAGATGATGAAATTGAGCCAGTAGGCGTTCATGACCTAAACACACTGGTGTTAACTATGCAACCCACCATCAAAACTGCTATCGCGGCAGGGCATATTACTCCGCCCGGGAAGTCCCACAGGTACTTGATCGTCCCCCCAGAATAGTCGAACACGTCGAACTTCATCAGGAGCGGGTACGCTATGTACCTCGAGAGGAACAGGAACCTCATCACGAAGTGCGACAGGCCGTAGAGTCCAAACGATAtcaccagcagcacgtCGTTGTTCCTGTTGTAGTACGAGTACACCTTCGTCAGGTACAGCAGCACGTCGGGGATGTCGTGGAAGAAGATCACGAACTGAAGGCCGTTAACTATCTAATGTCTCACCATTGATATTCTGTGGaagttatatatgtacGAGAGCACCAGGAGCAGGATCGTCGTCACGTGGTGGAACTTCATGATCATCGAGTCCGTCCTTCTCGTCTCCCAGTTGATGAAGATCAGGCATGAAATCCAGAACCCTGTGCACATCAGCATGAATACTCTCGTCTCCATTGTTATTTCAAGCATTGGCCAGGACgctattttgtttttcacGTGCTCCAGATCCTCTGAGAAGAACCTACATATTCTTACTTAACCCGGCAACCTACCATATTCCtttcaggtccttcacAAAGTATCTTATCCACCCTGGCTTTTCCGCAGTTCCATACTCCTTCACTAGTATTTTAAGTGCGTATCCGAACGAGAAAGTATGCCACAGGAAATACCTACGCATTCGTTACTTACTCAGCCCACAGCGGTTTCCACCccaattattttaactatctAAATAGTTCCATTAAATTGTATACCATATCGATTCGGACATCTTCGACACTTTCTTTTCCGAGGATATTTTATGCTTCGTTATGTAATACCTTATTACTGAGGGCCATTTCGCCGTCAGCGGTGAGTCACATCCTGAAAAGACCAACCTCAGAATCGAGAGAGCCACTACGAAACAGAGCACGATGTACTTATCGTTTTTATCCACCAGGGGCGTCACACCTTTGAACGTGAACAATCGATCGTTCGAATACGTAATCATGATTGATCTTCTATATTCACAggtttttatattttacaaataaaattaaatgttgattttatttatcacttatttttagattgacttgattttttatttgatctCGGTCaagaattaaatattttttccaaaaaataaaagattattatacatagGTTTTATTGCTTGTTTTCAAGCTCAAGTTTGAAGATACTACTctaaaatcattaaaatacaccAGAATCAGTCTATACATTCTTGATCTATAATTATTGGCTTATACGAGTCTACTTTTTTCGTCATATTCGCGTTTTAGAATACAAGTCTGCACATTCACGATGTGTACTTATGAATACTTTACAAAGTTACCTATtcttaaaaaataaataacactTAATTTTCTGATGAAAAGATCTTTTATTCTacaatgataaaaaatggaatctAGTTTTGTTTATTGTGGAATCTGAATGTATGGCATTGATGTGATGTAACTAATACATTAgcacattttaatttcttaTTTGGCGGACGCTTCCTTGAGATATGCAATCAAGTCTGCTCTGTCTTGTTCCTTCTTTAATCCGGCGAAAACCATTTTTGTGCCCGGAATGTACTGCTTCGGGTTAATCAGATACACGAACAGGTGTTTATCGCTCCACACGATTcctaaataatttttcgtcattaaatttaaatattttaattacctgaatttttatttgcGTCGGAGTATGCGTAGTCTGTGGATCCTGATTTACGTCCGTAAAATCCGTGTAGATTAGGTCCCTGCTTCACGCTCCCCcctatttattatatatctTTAAATTTCAAACATACCTTTGTTGATTGTGTGACACTGCGCACATTTTGTTTTGAAGATTTTCGCTCCTTTGGCTGCATCTCCATCGGGAACAACTACATTAGGCTCAGGCTTCGACATTATAAAatctttatatttttttcagttatcaaaaaattagtcttttaattttaaaacaatgttGTGTCAATagaaatgtatttattctaATAACACCCGATTGGTAAACAAaaactattatttaaatagttTACAAAACCGATTTATAGTTTAGATATATGACTAATTATCTTGTTTCGTTCACAATCGAACAATAATGGgtagttttattaatgtttcTAGTGAGAAGCTCTATATTCAACgaatatttattatgaCCGATTGGGGCAATGGTGCGTagaaatgaataaattattcttcatttatttaaagataattacatatattatttatatataattccACTTATTAAGAATAGCTATTTGTTGTCGTCTAGCTTTATTCTAACCTAATACTACATTGGATTTATGattcacatttttattttattattaatcaATACATAAGGAATCTTCATTGAAATGATTTTATTATGAAATAATacatcatttatttttactatgAAACTAATGACTATTTATAATCTTCCActttcatatttaatacatttatgtgtattgatACATTCTTTTATGTTCATTgtattgtttaaattttcattatttgtttaaaattattttattaatgattgatttattatttaaaatttcctgtagtatttatttttaatcttaaaaaatttacacattccaatatacacagttcaatacatttattttaatttatgttatttaaaattatattccCATGTCAACATACAGATGCtcattaataatatttttggattcctttttaaatattttgttgtttttttaattttaagaCTTGATATCGacttttttgtattattagttTTCAAACATAAACCatgtaattttagttttgtTCAGTCAttaagaataaataaaatatcgtTAAATCGCAGCATTATAAATTCTTTAGACCATTGTTGTACAAATAGAAGTGATTCCACTCACACATTATCTTCTCTAGAAAAACCGAAATTTAACAACTGTAGAATTGGTAGAAATcaatattcatttatacgatataacacactaaacacatataaaacATTCAAACCACcaaaatatgataaaacaCAGAATGGAAACTTAATACACATTGATAAGACGCGTGTAGAATCCATGATTCCATACTCTCAAACCTCTCTGTACCTTTTTAGAACAATAAAAGACTTTTTCAAGGGTCCATTCACGGGCTGGTATGTGCCCCCGATTCCAGTGGGAGAAAAAGTATCGTATATGTTAAGGGGTAAAGAACCTCTACAAACAGGTTTGTCCCAAAGTTTATGATTTTTCAGATGAGCAAACCGAAGAGTTTTTAAGCAAAATCGGAGCGACAGATAGTGATGACATATTTGAGGTGATGGCCAAATATAGAGAACAGATTAAATCATCACCCTCTTACGTGAGAAGGTACTTAATATCCTCGTGTCAAGAGTATCTGCGGAAGTATTTCGTACGCGTTTTTGAGGAGGTGGAAGACGTTGCCTCCAGGGGAACAGACGCATGGAGAGAGTTCTGGAAGCCTGAAAAGTACGTTTGAATGTAACGAGCCTTATTTAGGGACGAGACGGGAAGGTTCACGGAGTCGGACTCGTTAGAACTCACTGAGAAAGACAGGGAGTTTGCAAGCTGGTTTTCACCAAAGCTAAAAATCGAAGAGTCCATAATGGATGCAAAGAGGAGACAGAGAGCGTTTTTAAGGATCGATAAGAACAAATACATTGGATTAGTACGACTCACAAGGTATTCATACTTGCCTAGGCATTTGAGTAACCAAAATCGCATCTATTGCTGTAACTGTCTTCAAACAATAGCTTAAAAGAGGATTAATCAATATGTAGAGACCCAAAGGGGCGCCTTATTAGATGTCTGAAGTCAATGGTGCCAGTAATGGCGGCAGGACTCTTACCAAAACTAGGCAAACTATCAATAACAATCTCATCCATGATGGCGTGTAGAATCATTTACAAGGGGGATGAGAAGGAAAAGTCAGAAAAGGTGCGTTGCAACAAGTAAGATACTTGTAGAACTGGGACCCTAGTCGGTACGTAACACCGGGCGATCTGGACGGGTCGGAAACCTCAAAGTCGCTGGTAACACTGGCACTAGTGGCAGGGCACTCCGCGCTGGGATACTTAATGGCCTCGGTCGTGGGAAAATACGTACGTTTGCACAACCTAAACACTCTTCAGGCAAATTTGGGGAGCACACTGGTCGTCGATGCAATATACGCGTTCTTTATCAACACGCAGCTGATTTTAAGCGCACTACTCTACGATACAAGTCAAATGTCGTTCAAAGAAATAACGGAAATCGGCAAGAAAAGAGAAGATGATCACGAAAGCAAGATTGACCTGGACGAGGATTAATGTACACATTAGAATTATATATGCCAGATCATACTTAGAAATTATACATCCTCGATATAAATGGTTGTATAAAAACGAAGGGGCCAGTACTTAAAAAATGGTTATACTGAAATGGTACTTTATGGAGAGtatgtaattttttatgtgGTAGGACTAGCAGCTGCCAACATGCGCGGATGACCAGTTgagattttaatttatagatCCCCTTGAAATttaagtatttttaaacacgCTAGCCCCAATGTGGTTTTAATTTCAATCGATTATCGAATTGATCAGTTTTGTTTTGAGCCTTTGGAAAATCAGAATTTCTCCACCGTTTCGACTTTATATCACGCCCTTTAgctttatttaatttttaagccatttgtttaaatggATCACGGCAGAAACGATTCAAAAGGTTGCGAAGAGGATAAGGCTGATGGCGAATCTGACTCGTCTGGCAACCAGAAGCCCAAAAGCAAGCGGCCTGAGCACGAGAACGGCAGCGTCGAGAACACACAACTCAATGGTACTGGAACCAGGCCCAAGAGCTCACCGCCCGGGCCTCCTAATGCTGCTGCAAACACGTTGCCCACCACTCGGTCAGATTCACACTTTTCTAGGACCGTTTCGCTCAACCAAGGCAGTTCACAGCCGCAATTTACCCACAGAACTGCACCAAACCCCCAAAGCTCAGAAGAGAAGCGTGAGCAGGCGCTCGAGGACGAGGCCACGAGGATGTTCTTGGACTTCGCCTCGGACCCCGACCTCATGAACCGCGCTCTAAACGCTGCCATGAACCCTAATGTCGCCAGGGAACTCGCAAGGCAGGCCGACACGGCGTGGCGGAACATGGAGACTGTTCCTGGCGGGTACCAGGCGCTTTGCCAAATGCACCGGAACCTCCAGCAGCCCCTTTGGAACGCAGTCATGGGCCACGACGTGGCTCCTCACACCACGGTTTCCTCAGACATTAAGCCTCCTGTTCACAGCGAGCCTATAAAGGTGAACGCGATGCCGAACCCTTGGAAAAACGCtcctcagcagcagcagcagccaGGCCTCGGCTCCTTTCCAACCTCGTTTTTCGGCGACTTTAACCCCCTGACCTACTTGTCCGGCGCCATGGCCGACCCCTACGGCGCCAGTCCTTCCCCTGCAGCTTCTAACGACTTGTTGTCATCGGTCATAAACAGGACCAGTCCCACCAGTTTCCAGACAGCCTCTCAACTCATTCAGAACACCGCCGCTGCCAACTGCAACAACTCTCACGGCGCAACTAGTCACTGCTCCGCCGGCTCTGTCAACAGCAACTCCGATGACGGCGGGATCAAATACTCCAGGGAGATCGAGGAGCTCGCTCAAATGGGTCTCACTGACCGTGAAAAGTGTCTTATCGCACTCGAGGCTGCCGACGGTGATATATTTCAGGCTTTGGGTATTTTAGAGGAGCTCgagaaggaggagtcgCAGGACGAATAGTCATCACTCATTTAAAAACAccttataatatataatattgttttttcaCTCAACTGCTTTATGAATCCTACTACATTTGCGTACCCTTTTTTCACACACAGACTTTTATACATCTGTTCACATACAGGTATATACTTACATGTTTATGTATATGCTTATACAaacaatacatattatacatttactaatgtgtatatatatttattatgtaTGTTGTAGCtggtatatatatatacacacacccatttatatatattcacgCTCACGTCCAGTGACATCATCTGTGTACTCTAATAGGCATTCTTAGTGATGATATCTATCACGTATTCTTAGTGATGATATCTATCACTTATTCTTAGTGATGATATCTATCACGTATTCTTAGTGAtaataactttatttaatcTTAGATGATTCGGGCCACCCGTATAGCATCGAGTAGAACTCCTGGTAGCTTATGGTTCCATCTCTATCCAAGTCCACCTACGCGTCTCTGTTTTCTATTTTGCATACCTCGTTTAGTATTTCATCCACCATATCGTGTGTGAGGGTCACTGAGGTCGATTCTGCTGTAAATACTCTGAGCATGTCCTCTCTACATTCGTCGAtgagtttattaaataaatgttcTTCTATGTAATccaatatatatttatatatatacataaatatattccAAATTGACTAAACActtaaataaacaagtgGCCAGgcattttgtatataatcCAGTTCATAATTACTATTTGTTGGTGTTGACCTACCTTGTTATTTTACCGTCCCCGTCCGAGTCAAATATGTGGAACGCTCTTGAGCAGAACTCATTCTGGTCGTACAGTCTACTGTCAATTGACGCTGCAATGAACTCAGTGTATtctaaaaaaaattgttaatttactttaaGCATTTTAACGTAAAGGTTGTATTCCTCCATACGATATCTATATGGTAACTGCAAATACCAACTATTCCTTACCTATTGCTCCACTCTGATCTGTGTCCAATGCTCTTGCCATCTTCTCTATGTTCGCGTCCGTGTCTCTGGACTCGCGAAGGCCAGAGGTCACCTCCGATATCGAGAGCATTCCGTCGCCGTCTCTGTCCAGCGCCTCGAAGGCCGAGGTCAGCGGCGCGAGCTCCCTCTCCGAGAGGTGGTACGCTATGCACGTCAGCGCCATCTGCTTCATCTTGTTGTACTTCAGGAAGTTCTTGAACCTCCTCGCAAGGCTCTTAGATACGTTCGGCGCGACCGTCGGCGGCAGCGTCGTGCACTTGGTGATCCACTCGTGGTTCAGCGCGTCGCATGCGCTTATTCGCGTGCTCGGGACGTAGGACAGGCACCTCGTGATCAGGTCCATCGCCGACTTCGAGACGTGGCTCCAGTGCTTCGGGATGAACTTGATCGAGCCTCTCTTCACGTTCCTCAGTATCTCCGCGTTGTTGCTTCCGTGGAATGGCGGGTATCCCACCAGCAGGATGAACATGATGACTCCTGCGCTCCAGATGTCGCAGGCCTTGTCGTAGTTTCCCAGCAGCACCTCCGGCGCCACGTAGTACGGCGTTCCTACCAGACTCGTGAACTTGTGCGTCTTGAAGCACTTCGTTGCGAACCCCCAGTCTATGATCTTAATCGTCGACGAGCTCGTGTTGTTGCAGTAGAGTATGTTTTCCGGCTTCAGGTCTCTGTGGAGCACGTTTTTGCTGTGGCAGTAGGCGATTGCTGAGAACACCTGCCTCATGATGAATGCTGCGTAGTTTTCCGAGAAGCTTCCCTTGCTAACTATTCTGTCAAACAGCTCTCCTCCGCTGCACATTTCCATCACCAGATACAGGTACTCCGCGTCTTCGTACACTTCAAACAGCTTTATTATGTTTGGGTGATCCAGCTTTTTCCTACGTAATCATTTTATGAAGCTGCCGGTGTTTTTAGCGGTTTGTTATTACAATAACGGTAATATAATGGTATGTTGGCTAAATCGTATTATACTggtattaaaataaatataagctAACAAGCTAGCTTTCTAATAATAGGCATATTATCCACCAAGTTCATATTTTCTATCTTGGAATATTGTCCATTAGACTAGTTTCTGCTAACCGACCAATCACCAAGTCATACACTAATACTCATTGCTTAACTGGCTACTCTCCGCTTACATGATTTGTATTTCTCGCTTCATTCTCATTGCGTTCTCTATTTTTGCCTTTCTTATGATCTTCACTGCTCTCGTCGCTCCTGACTGCTTGTGCACTCCCTTGATTACGTTCCCGTAGCTTCCTTTGCCCAGCTTATCTTCCGCCAGGTCGTAGACGTCCTCTATTCTCTTTCCGTTCAACAACGCTGTCTGTACCACCAGGTTCGACCTGTC is a window of Theileria orientalis strain Shintoku DNA, chromosome 2, complete genome DNA encoding:
- a CDS encoding ribosomal protein L20, with product MSSLLPNKQYRLVFKFRNKKMKIPRDIVFQVTRGFRARTKGCLKLASVRAAKALNYSFYSRRKRHAQIRVHWISTINRSSREWMLIYSRFVGALSRLNCTLNKKSLFNLALTEPVSFKCLVDESKYVINERTEKLRDISTL
- a CDS encoding translocation protein, producing MDSMLKNGVRVKSAAEVGKRAVQFTRGDEIQKWVLNNKELAYSKCSTYFENAKLEDEADVANFVDTLIENGFMYRAQYQPLEGTLEKSESGSNLSIIYAVKRPVWPKRLIKTQKQRFDTLGFYIISYEGSQKWNYLKLSGILFGVLAWPLYLKLSMWYISVVLLTFLITAIVLRLVLFLLVWFCGYDFWLFPNLFDEDLGVVDSFKPLYSLAYRSDNLMMIACRILCAVLIAVSTYQLGKTHDISDIYTFTKQSFLDVLDWGHQKLIAEPEDTSFYKSIGADLSAEFTEKVSETAEEVDDDDTNDRCVDYNCLFKCGFKSLEDLITNCMKNCDCMSNLLENECLKDCPQETINSLTDAKLDVCKRARR
- a CDS encoding uncharacterized protein (ubiquitin domain containing protein), with the protein product MVKLAIFDYVTSVTGNRIYLNVLKDENIKEVKEKLLLQVKNNLDNKDTKTKIKKVKRKNSVKSEMTAESLILYLGAIILDDEKSIEDYNGSDLPELSLSLYSRVDIKVVVTTLKGIRCFGINYTPIFSFIFKKKIAFKMIDQQTVLEIKKKILSQYQFSNKKGETIKIEDLNLIHDGYELSDNLCQINEMNFKDDMKITLIVPYGYAMKKL
- a CDS encoding uncharacterized protein (Longevity-assurance protein (LAG1) domain containing protein), producing MITYSNDRLFTFKGVTPLVDKNDKYIVLCFVVALSILRLVFSGCDSPLTAKWPSVIRYYITKHKISSEKKVSKMSESIWYFLWHTFSFGYALKILVKEYGTAEKPGWIRYFVKDLKGIWFFSEDLEHVKNKIASWPMLEITMETRVFMLMCTGFWISCLIFINWETRRTDSMIMKFHHVTTILLLVLSYIYNFHRISMFVIFFHDIPDVLLYLTKVYSYYNRNNDVLLVISFGLYGLSHFVMRFLFLSRYIAYPLLMKFDVFDYSGGTIKYLWDFPGGVICPAAIAVLMVMNAYWLNFIICLFKKVIFNRAEVGKSGKIFMLV
- a CDS encoding cytochrome c, with the translated sequence MSKPEPNVVVPDGDAAKGAKIFKTKCAQCHTINKGGSVKQGPNLHGFYGRKSGSTDYAYSDANKNSGIVWSDKHLFVYLINPKQYIPGTKMVFAGLKKEQDRADLIAYLKEASAK